In Armatimonadota bacterium, the sequence CTCTGCACTCTGCACTCTGCACTCTGCACTCTGCACTCTGCACTCTGCACTCTGCACTCTGCACTCTGCACTCTGCACTCTGCACTCTGCACTCTGCACTCTGCACTCTGCACTCTGCACTCTGCACTCTGCACTCCGCACTCCGCACTCCGCACTCCGCACTCCGCACTCTGCACTCTGCACTCTGCACTCTGCACTCTGCACTCTGCACTCTGCACTCTAAGAAAAGGGTGCATCCTGACCTGCGTCAGGAGACAGGTGAGGGCCAGTCAGCTAAAGCTTATTACCCTGGCGGCCAAGCCATCTGTCGCCCACCCAACAAATGCGCATGCAGATGCGGCACGCTCTGCGAGCCGTCCGATCCTTGATTGATCACCAACCGATACCCGTTCGTCAGACCCTGCTGTTCAGCGATGATCTTCGCCGCGTTCAAAATCGCCAGATGATCCCCCTGCTCCGGCACGTCCGCCAACCCCGGAATCTCGCTCTTGGTAATGATAATCAGGTGAACCGGAGCCTGCGGCGCAATGTCCTTGATCGCAAAAACATGCTCGTCCTCATAGACGAAAGTAGCCGGAATCTCGCGGTTCAGAATCTTCGTGAAGATCGACGCCATCGCACTCCATGATATCCCGCAACCGCGTCTTGGGGTTCAATGACTAGGCCAGGTGACGATTCACGACGTTTGGTACGGAGATTCGATGGCGGCGCGGACCGTCCGCATCCTGCTGTACCCCCTCAGCCTGCTCTATGCCGGCGGATGGCAGATTTACCTCCTCATCTATCGCCTCGGAATCAAGACCGCCCAAAAGCCACAAAAGAAAATCCTTTGCATCGGCAACCTCGTCGCCGGAGGCACCGGTAAAACCCCAACCGTCGTCTTCATTGCCAACCTCCTACAAGAGCTCGGCTACACCGTCGTCATCGGCTGTAGCGGCTACGGTTCGCCCCGAGCCGAAGACGCCTCTGCCGCTCCCGAAGGCCCCCTAGACCCCGCTGAATGGGGCGACGAACCCGCCGAGATTCGCGAACTCTTGCCAGATATCCCGCTGATCGTCGGTCGCGCCCGCGTCATCGCAGCCAAAATCTGCGCCAAGCGCTACCCCGATGCCGTCCTCTTGATGGACGACGGCTTCCAGCATATGCCCCTCGCCAAGGACCGCTCGATCATCCTCGATCCGCCCACTTCCAATACCCTGACCTTTCCTGCCGGGCCCTACCGCGAATCACGCGCCAGCGGACGTCGACGCGCCAGCCTCGTCGTCCCCTCCGACGAATGGCGATTCGAATTCTCGCCCATCCGCTTCACCACCGCCGCCGGAACCGCTATTCCCGCCCCACCGAAAGCCCGAGTCCTCACCGCTGTCGGCCGACCCGATAACGTTCAGCGCAACCTCCAATCCGCCGGGGTCGAAATCGTCGAGTTCATCGCCCTTCCCGACCACGACAAGCTGGAATTCGACCTCGCCCAGCGGCCGCAGGACGTTCCCTGGATCGTCACTCGCAAGGATTGGGTCAAGCTTCGCTCACGTTGCACCAACGACTCAAACGTCGTCCTCGCCGAACGCCAAGCGTCCATCGAGCCGTCAGAAGAGTTGAAGAAATGGCTCAAAATAGTGTTGGGATGAATTTCAAGCCGCTGATCCACAAGCTCGGGCTCGGCGTTCTCACGCTCGGCGAAAAATGGTTTCGCATCCCCAACGTCACCAAGGCCGAACGGCGCGGCGCATTTCTCTCACGCACCGTCTGGCGGTTCGACAAAAAGCATCGCGAGCAGACCAAAGCCAACCTCATCCTCGCCTTTCCCGAGAAATCCGATTCCGAGCGCGCCGAAATCGCCGAGGGCATGGTCAACCACTTCGGCTACGTCGTAGCCGACTTCGTGCGCGGCTCCATCCGGACCGACGAGGAATACCTCTCTACCACCGCCGTCGAGGGCAAGGAGAACTTCGACCAAGCCATCGCCGAAGGCAAAGGCGTCCTGCTCGTTTCCGCCCACCTCGGCAACTGGGAGCGGTTCGGGCACTGGTTCGCCCTCAACAACGTCTCCGTTTCCGGCGTGGCCCGTGACGCCAACGACGACGAGATCACCCAGCGCGTCACCAAGATTCGCGGGGAACGCGGCGCGCGCATGCTCAGTCGTGGTAACGCTGCTCGAGAAATCCTCGTCCGACTCCGCAAGGGCGAGGCCATCTTCATCCTCCCCGACCAAAACGCCGACGACGCCTACATCCCCTTCTTCGGACATGTCGCAGGCACGGCCCTCGGCCCCGCCGTGCTTCATCTCAAGACGAAAGCGCCCATTCTGCCCGCTTGTATGCTCCGCACAGGCGCGGGAACGTATCGAATCGTGTTCCGAGAGCCCATGCACGCCAAAGTGGACGAGAAGGCCGAAGAATTGATGACGCGAGTCAACGCCGAAATCGAGGCGATGATCCGCATGGCCCCGGAACAGTATCTCTGGATGCACGACCGGTGGCGAAACGCCCGCCGAAAGGGTCTGCTTTGAAGGTCCTCCTGATCCGCTTCTCTGCCATCGGCGACTGCGTCATCGCGGGCCACGCCGTCAATGACCTTCGCTATACCTACCCCGACGCAGAGCTTTCGTGGGCCGTCGAGGACCGGTGCGCTGGCGTGATCTCCACCTCCCTGGTCCGCAAGCTGGTCCTCCCTCGTCGCAGGTGGCGCGCAAAAGGCGACCTCAAAACCCTCTTCGAGCAATATCGCTGGCTGACCAGTTTTCGCAAATTCGGCTTCGATTACGGCTTCGACCTCCAGGGCCATAGCAAGACGGCGTGGTGCCTTCGGCTCTCTGGCGCCAAAAAACGTCTGTCGGTCCACGGCACCGACGTCGTCGCCAATCGCCTGAATCCGGTTCTCGTTGACCCGCTGCTCGAAGAAGTCCATGCCGTCGAATCGAGCCGCCGCCTCGTCAATGCCCTCCTACCTATCGAGCATGTTCGGTCCGACTTCCTTCCCGGCTCGCCCCAGGTTCGGAACCCCCGATTAGTCACTCTCTGTATCGGCGCGGGGCACCCTCTCAAGGTGATTCCGCCCGAAACATTAGTTGCCGTGGGTCGAACGCTAGCATCCGAAGGCTTCGAGGTCGTCTATCTAGGCGGGCCGGAAGACCAACTGGACGCGCCGGCGGGTACAACCAATCTGGCGGAAAAAACGACCTTGGAGGAGTCCATCGACTGGGTGCGAAAGAGCGCGGTTCATATTGCCGGAGACACCGGCACGGGCCATATCGCCGCCGCCGTGGGCACTCCCTTGGTGTCCATTTGGGGACACATGCCGCTCGATCGCTACTATCCCTATGGCGA encodes:
- a CDS encoding HIT domain-containing protein, whose amino-acid sequence is MASIFTKILNREIPATFVYEDEHVFAIKDIAPQAPVHLIIITKSEIPGLADVPEQGDHLAILNAAKIIAEQQGLTNGYRLVINQGSDGSQSVPHLHAHLLGGRQMAWPPG
- the lpxK gene encoding tetraacyldisaccharide 4'-kinase, with protein sequence MTIHDVWYGDSMAARTVRILLYPLSLLYAGGWQIYLLIYRLGIKTAQKPQKKILCIGNLVAGGTGKTPTVVFIANLLQELGYTVVIGCSGYGSPRAEDASAAPEGPLDPAEWGDEPAEIRELLPDIPLIVGRARVIAAKICAKRYPDAVLLMDDGFQHMPLAKDRSIILDPPTSNTLTFPAGPYRESRASGRRRASLVVPSDEWRFEFSPIRFTTAAGTAIPAPPKARVLTAVGRPDNVQRNLQSAGVEIVEFIALPDHDKLEFDLAQRPQDVPWIVTRKDWVKLRSRCTNDSNVVLAERQASIEPSEELKKWLKIVLG